ACAACCACCAAGGCTCCAAAACTGTAACGTCGGCCTCCTTTAACCACTTTGGCACACCGATTCACATGAATTACCCTATCCATGAGTTCTTCATGGTAAGACTCTTCCTGTTTAAAATCTCTTTTTTCAAACTGACGTCGAACCTTCTTTCGAGGCCCTTTCGGTTCAAGAATCTGTTCTTCTTCCTTTTGGTCTAGAGATTGTTTTTCTTCTAAAATAGTTGCCGATAAGTTAACGTCTTTGGGATTCATTCGTTAAAACTCCAATCCTTTTTCTCTAGCAGAATCTGCAAGAGCTTTAACCTTTCCATGATAGAGAAACCCTCCTCGATCGAAAACTACTTTGTGAATGTTTTTTTCTAAGGCCCTTATCGCCAAAGCTTCTCCAATTTTGGCTGCCCCATCGATATTCGGTTTTATCTCAGAAAAGGCTTTTTCCATAGTAGATGCACAAGCAAGTGTACGGCCCTCTTCATCATTGATGAGCTGGGCATAAATATGCTTGTTTGAAAAATATACACTCAACCGCGGTCTTTCAGAAGATCCAAAAACTTTTTTCCTAATGCGCCGATGGCGTAGTTGCCTTGCATCCAATCTTGTCTTCTTCATAGTCTGTTTAGTGATCTCTCATTTACTTTTGAGCCGTTTTACCCGCTTTCCTACGGATAACTTCTCCTTCATATCTTATTCCTTTTCCTTTATAGGGTTCAGGAACATAAAATCCTCGAATATCCGCTGCCACCGCACCAACCAAGCATTTGTCGATCCCCTCGATGGTTAATTTCGTATTGTCTTGAACCTTAACCGATATACTTTGAGGAATTTCATACACGACCGGATGTGAAAATCCCAGGTTCATGACTAACTTTTTGCCCTCTACCGCAGCTCTAAATCCAACTCCATTAATCTCCAGTTTCTTCTGAAAACCCTCATGTACCCCCATGACCGCATTATATAACAAAGAGCGATGCAACCCATACATCGCCTTTGATTGCCGAGTATCAGAAGTGTTCTCTAAAATCAAAGAACCGTCTTTGAGTTGAACCTTTAAAAATTCGGGTAATCTGTGGGATAGTTTGCCTTTTTTCCCTTCTATGGTTACATTATTTCCCTCAATACTTACTTTTGTTCCCAACGGGAGTTTAATGGGCAATCTTCCAATTCTTGACATTTTCAGATCCTTTTTAATAAATGGCTAAAAGCAACTCTCCACCCAAACGTAGTTTTTTAGCTCTGTGACCCGCCATGATCCCTTTTGGGGTAGAAAGTATGCATATTCCCAATCCTCTTAAAATATTAGGAATTTCTTTAGAACCCACGTACTGACGCAATCCTGGCTTACTAATCCTCTTTATCTTGGTGATGAGAGCGGGTTCTTTAATCACAACTTTCAACTCATACTTGTTTTTCCCTATCTCTATTTTTTCTATTTTCTCCAGGTAACCCTCATCAAGCATCACTTGAGCAATTCTCTCCTTTAACAAAGAATGAGGCATCTTGACCTCTTTCTTCTTTACATAAGCCGCATTTTGTATAGCGGAACAAAAATCAGCGATGGGATCGGTTGTCATATTCTCTTTTATTAAATTACCAACTGGCCTTCATTACGCCAGGAATTTCCCCCCATGAAGCAAGTTCTCTAAACTGAATCCTACTCAATCCAAACTTTCGCATATAAGCTCTTCTTCGACCAGAAATTCTACACCGGTTGTATTTTCTTGTGCTGAATTTCGGTTTTCTCTTCTGCTTTTCAATCCATGCTTTAGTAGCCATCTGTTTGTCTCCCCTCTATTTTTTAAGCCGATAACACAAGCGGCTTGCTTTTTTCTCCAATGAAAGGAAAACCCATCGAAGAAAGAAGATCAATAGCTTCTTTCTTGGTTTTGGCCGTTGTCACGATTGTGATGTCAAAACCGATGTTCCTCTTTAAATTTTCGATATCTACCTCTGGAAAAATGGTATGATCTTTAACTCCAATCGTATAGTTTCCCTGGGCATCAAAAGACCGAGTAGGTAGCCCTCTAAAATCTCTGACCCGAGGCAATGCCGCCCAGACAAATCTTTCCAAAAACTCGTACATCCTCTCCCCCCTTAGCGTAACCTTACAACCAATTTCTTGTCCCTTTCTTAGCTTAAAATTAGAGATACTTTTTTTAGCCCTAGTTTTCACAGGCTTCTGTCCTGTAATAAGAGCCATCTCCTTAGCCGCCTCTTCTAAGGCTACCTTGATATCTCCCGATGAACCCATGCAACAGTTAAGGGTTATCTTTACAATCTTAGGCACCTCGTGAATGTTTTTATACCCGTTTTTCTCAATAAGATAGGGAACAACAACTTCCCGGTAGGCTTTCAAAAATTTAGGGACGTTACTTTTCATTCCACTCAATAAACCTTTTGTTTTTCATTAACCAAAATAAAACCAATCTTTTTCCCGAGGGTTATTTTTAAGTCTCCTCTTTAGGCTGGCCTTTCTTTTTTTCCTGCTTCTTTTCCCATTTCGAAGCAAGCATCACATTGGAGATAGAAATAGCCGCTTCTCTTTCCACAATGCCTCCTTGAGGATTATTCTGCGAGGGTCTTACCGCTTTTTTAATTATCTTGACCCCTTCAACCACTACCTTGTGGTTTTCCCTCAATACCTTGATGACTTTACCTCTTTTTCCCCGCTCACTGCCCGTGATAACCACGACCTCATCCCCTCTTTTAACATGACTCTTTTTCAAGGGAAGCAAGTTCTTTCTTTTATTTCTTTTATTCATACAACCTCCGGAGCAAGCGATAGAATTTTTATGAAATTCTTCTCGCGTAACTCCCGGGCAACGGGACCAAATATACGAGTCCCCCTGGGATTAGATTCTTTATCAATAATGACAATAGCATTTTTGTCAAATTTAAGATAAGACCCATCATTCCTTCTAATTGGGCTCTTGGTCCGGACTACAACCGCTCTAACCACTTCTCCTTTCTTGACCGTCCCATTGGGTATAGCATCCTTTACCGAAGCAGTTATAATATCTCCAACCCTAGCGACCAGGGTTTTTCTTCCGATAACTCCAATCATGGTCGCTTTTTTTGCCCCGCTATTATCGGCAACTTCTAACCAACTGCGGACTTGAAGCATTTTTGACTCCCTTCTTTACGACTTCAAAACTTCTACCACTTTCCATCTTTTCAACCGACTGAGAGGTCGACATTCCTGAATTCTGACAGTATCTCCTTCCTTGGCCAATCCCTCCTCATCATGCGCATAAAATTTTTTTCTAACCACAACAATTTTCTTATATCTGGGATGAGCCTTATGCCTACTGACCATCACAACGGCGGTCTTTGCCATTTTCGTTGAAACCACTTTCCCAATCTTTTCTTTAGGTTTACTCTGCTTAACTGCATTTTGGTTGGAGCGATTTTGAGTATCTAAACGTTCTTCCATAGTATGCTCCCTTTTAGCTTAAATTTTCTGCCTTACTCTTCTCTTTAGATATAGTCTTTATCCTTGCGATCATCTTTTTCAACTCCTTAATACGCGAAGGTTTTTCCAAGGCAGCTGTCGATTTCTGCATCCGCAGCCGAAACAACTCTTCACGGCATTCCTGCTCTTTTGCTAAAAGCTCTTTTAATCCAAGTGCTCTAAGTTCAACGAGCTGATTTTTACTTTTCATACTTTAATCAACCTTTCCCGAGTTATAAACCGAGTATGAATCGGTAGCTTTGCTGCTGCCAGCCTCATTGACTCCTTGGCAACCTGTTCAGGTAGACCATCCAGTTCAAAAAGAATCCTTCCCGGTAGAACCACCGCAACCCAGAATGCAGGCTGCCCTTTTCCTTTACCCATACGCGTTTCTGGGGGTCTTGCGGTTACCGATTTATCAGGGAAAATCCTGATCCATAGTCTTCCTTTCCTCTTTACATTACGCATGATAGCTACGCGAGCTGCCTCAATCTGCGTGTTCGTAATCCATGCCCTTTCCAGGGCCTGCATTCCATATGAACCAAAAGCCAGCTCGGTCCCTCTCGTTGCACTTCCTTTCCGACTTCCCCGCTGACTCTTCCTGTATTTTACTCTTCGAGGCAATAGAGCCATATCTTTCTCCCTTCAAATGAGTTAAACAACAGCTGTTGCGATGTCTTCTTTCCTACAGATCCATACTTTTACACCGATTTTACCGGCTACCGTTTTTGCTTCCGCAAACCCATAGTCAATATCAGCCCTTAATGAATGTAAAGGCACTTTTCCTTCATGATACCGTTCAGCTCTAGCGATTTCTGCTCCACCAAGCCGCCCTGCACACCTCACTTTGATACCTACCGCACCCGCATCCATGGTCAATTGAATCGCCCTTTTTATGGCTCTCCTGTAAGCCACTCTTCTTTCAATTTGCAGCGCTATGTTTTCAGCAACAAGTTGTGCCTCCAGTTCAGGATGTTTAACTTCTTTAACGTCAATTAAAACTTCCCTCCCTTTTTCGACAAGATCCATGATCTCTTCTTTTATTTTATCCAGCTCGGCTGCTCTTCTTCCTATAACCAATCCTGGTCTTGCGGTATGGATGTTTATTCTTACCCTATTACCGGCTCTTTCTATAACAATTTTCGATACAGCCGCCGATTCTAACCGTTTCTTTATAAATTTTCGAATCTGATAATCTTCCCAAATAAATCTTGGGAATGTCTTTTTGTCCGCATACCATATCGATCGCCACTGCCTGTTTATTGGCAACCGAAATATAATGGGATTAACTTTTTGACCCATAATAATACCTTAATTAGTTCTTATTTTTCTTTTTCATCCAGGATAACACAGATATGACTTGTCCGCTTTCTTATTATCCCTGCACTACCCCGTGCTTTAGGTTGATACCGACGAAATTTAGGTCCTTCATCCACAAAAACTCTTTTTACATACAGATCTTGGGCCCTTAAATTATAATTATTTTCCGCATTGGCTATGGCCGAACCCAGAGTTTTTCGTATAAGCCGCGCTGCCTTCTTTGGATAAAAAGCCAGGACCTGGAAAGCATCGCGCGCATCCATGCCTTTTATGGAACGAGCAACATCCCTGGATTTGAAAGGGGATATTCGAGCCATTTTATACACTGCACGCACTTCCATACTTTTCTCCTATTTGACTGAAGCCTTCTCTGTATGGGCACCATGTTTCTTAAAGGTCCGCGTTGGAGCAAACTCCCCCAATCTATGGCCCACCATATTCTCGGTGACATAAACGGATTGAAAAGATTTTCCATTATGCACAAGAAAAGTATGACCCACAAAATCGGGGATGATCATCGAACGGCGCGACCATGTTTTGATGGGTTTTTTTGCTGTTCCCATTTTTTCAATCTTCTCTAATAAATGCTCATCTACAAAAGGACCCTTTTTAAGACTTCTGCCCATAAACCATCTCCCTTTTGTTTATTTTTTCTTCTTTTTCTTCGGTCTTCTTTCAATAATAAACCTTGTCGTGGTTTTACGTTTTTGCCTTGTCTTTTTCCCTTTAGCAGGTTTACCCCATGGGGACTCCAACTGCTGCCAGCCTCCTCCCCCCTTGCTTTTTCCTTGACCTCCTCCATTAGGATGATCAACAGGGTTCATAGCCACCCCCCTTACCCTAGGTCTCCAGCCAAGCCAGCGCGTTCTACCTGCCTTACCCAAGGATTGATTGAAATGATCAGGATTGCTGACCTGTCCAATCGTCGCATAACATTCAGACAAAACTTTTCTCACTTCTCCAGAAGGCAGTTTGATTATCGCATATTCCTTGTCTAATCCCATCATTCGTGCACTACTTCCCGCTGAACGTACAAGCTGGCCACCTTTGCCCGGGACAAGCTCAATGTTATAGATAGGAAGTCCAGAAGGGATTCTTTTTAGAGGCAAAGAGTTGCCCACTTCCGGAGGAGCATCAGGACCACTAATGATCCGGCTACCTACTTTAAGCTCTTGGGGAGCAATAATATATCTTTTTTCTTGGTCATCATATTTAATCAAGGCGATCCGTGCCGTCCGCATGGGATCATATTCAATGGCTTCGACTGTTCCATAAACCCCTTTCTTGTCCCTTTTAAAATCGATAATCCTGTATCTTTGTTTATGTCCACCCCCTCTATGGCGTGCTGTTACCCTGCCGTAGTTGTTGCGGCCTCCTTTCTTTTTATAGGGTTCAGTCAGTTCCCACTCGGGCTCTGTTTTTGTAATATCCGAGAAATCATCCAGCGCCATGAAGCGTTGAACGGGTGTCAATGGTCTAAAATTTTTGATTCCCATACGCTTTCCTTAATTCGACAAGGTTCAAACCGTTATATCAATTTTCTCACCAGGGGCTAATTGAACAATCGCCCTTTTTGTTCGTGGAGTCTTGCCAGGACGGCCTAACCTGCTCCACTTCTTTTTGGGTTGTACATTAAATAAATTAACCTTCAGGACCTTTTTCCCAAAAGCTTTTTCGACCGCTTTCTTGACATCTATTTTTGTAGCCTTCGGGTCCACATCAAAAATGTATTGATTCTGTTCTCTTAGCATCGTCGCTTTTTCCGTAATGCGCGCACTCCGTAGGATCGAAAAAAGATCGGTCATCGCACAGCCTCCCCTTCATCATTTTGGGTGTTTTTGCTAATCAATTTTTTTGCCCTTTCAACAAACACATCCAAGGCTTCTTTTTCTATATAAACTTTCTTATAACTTAATAAGTCCAGGGCATTAACATCTTGTGCCCTTACGATAGCCAGATGAGGAATATTCCTTCCCGATAAAAGCACATTCCTATGCGGCAATTTCAAAACAAGCAAGCAACTTTCTCTACCATCCCATCCTTCCAGGAGCGAGAATATTTTTTTGGTCTTAATTTCATCCAACTCTACTTTATCCAAGCAGTAGAGCTCTTCGCTGGTTATCTTCGCAGCAAAAGCTTTAAGAAAAGCGAGGTTTTTGACCTTTTTAGGCAACTTTTTTGAAAAATCCCTTGGTTGGGGACCAAAAACCACTCCTCCCCCAACCCACAGCGGTGAAGAAACATAACCGGCCCGGGCTCTGCCTGTTCCTTTTTGTCTCCACGGCTTTTTGCCTGAAGCCTTGACCGTTGCTTTGGTTTTCGTTGCCCGTGTCCCACTTCTTAAATTAGCAAGATATCCACTGAGAGCATCGTGCAAAACCTGATCTCTCTCCCCTACTTCAGGAAGTACAAATCCATAAGCTTTCGCTTTTTCTAAAGTCATCAATTCCATAACCAACCTTTAGTTAAGAGGGTACAATCCATGTTGCTTAAACAGTCGTCGCTTTGATCGCTTTTCTTACAACGACCATATCCCCTTTGGCTCCAGGAACACTGCCCCTCACCAGTAAAACGTTGTCTTCGGGTATGATTTTAAACAGATCTAGATTTTGTATCGTCACTTTTTTTCTTCCCATATGTCCAGGCATCCCTTGATTTTTAAACACTCTGCCCGGAAACGATCTTTCTCCTATAGCTCCATTTCTTCGATGGGTTTTCGATCCATGAGAAGCGGGCTGTCCTCCAAATCCATGTTTCTTGATCACCCCTTGAAAACCTTTTCCCTTAGTTATCCCTATTACATCAACCTTTTCCCCTTCTTTAAAATGTCCTACATCTAGGCTTTGGCCAGAAGTCCAACTCTGATCGGTATTGAACACGAACTCTTTCAGATGTCTTCTTGGACTTATCCCATTCTTTTTGTAATGACCCAGTAGAGGCTTGCTGAGTTTGCTTTCCTTTACTTCTTCATAGCCTATCTGTAGCCGCACTCCTTTGCCCTCGGCTTCTTTTTTACACTGAACCACGACATTCGACTCAGCTACCAACACGGTCAAGGGGTGTAGTGTCCCTTTCTCATCAAAGAGCTGGGTCATGCCCACTTTTCTTGCCATTATCCCAAAACCCTTCACACTCATAATATTGCCTTCCGTTTCTTAACCTCATCACACCAGTTTGAGTTCTTAGCCAAATTAAATCCGAATACTAATATCTACTCCTGCAGGTAAATTTAATTTTTTTAATTCATCTACCGTTTTAGAGGTCGGCTCTTTTATATCGATTAGTCTTTTATGAGTCCTAATCTCAAAGAGATCCATGCTCTTTTTGTCGACATGAGGAGATCGGTTAACCGCATAACGCTCTATTTTCGTAGGCAAAGGGATCGGACCTGATACAGCAGACCCCGTCCTTCGAGCTGTTTCGGCAATCTCGGAAGCAGCCCGGTCAAGAAGACGATAATCGAAAGATTTTAACCGAATTCTAATTTTATTAGCCACCGTTGTTCCCTCCCTTCTTTTTATTTTTTCTTCTGATCTAAAAGTGCGTTATAGATATGAGTGGGCACTTCTTCGAAATGAGAGGGCTCCATCGAATAAGCCGCTCGTCCTTTAGACATGGAGCGAATGTCATTCACATAACCAAACATTTCAGCCAAAGGAACCTCAGCACTGATAATGGAAGTATTTCCCTTTGTTTCGACATTGAGAATTTTGCCTCTTCGCCTGGTCAAATCCCCAAGGATGTCTCCTTGAAATTCGGTAGGGGTGGACACTTCTACCTTCATAATGGGCTCAAGCAAGTAACAATCAGCCTTTTTCAATGCGTCCTTGACTGCAAAAATAGCCGCCATTTTAAAGGCTAGTTCACTGGAGTCCACCTCGTGATAGCTTCCATCGATAATGGTAATTTTGACATCTGTAACAGGGCTTCCATAAAGTATGCCTGAACTTAATGCTTCCTGTACTCCTTTAAAACAAGC
The DNA window shown above is from Methylacidiphilum caldifontis and carries:
- the rplR gene encoding 50S ribosomal protein L18, encoding MKKTRLDARQLRHRRIRKKVFGSSERPRLSVYFSNKHIYAQLINDEEGRTLACASTMEKAFSEIKPNIDGAAKIGEALAIRALEKNIHKVVFDRGGFLYHGKVKALADSAREKGLEF
- the rplF gene encoding 50S ribosomal protein L6 translates to MSRIGRLPIKLPLGTKVSIEGNNVTIEGKKGKLSHRLPEFLKVQLKDGSLILENTSDTRQSKAMYGLHRSLLYNAVMGVHEGFQKKLEINGVGFRAAVEGKKLVMNLGFSHPVVYEIPQSISVKVQDNTKLTIEGIDKCLVGAVAADIRGFYVPEPYKGKGIRYEGEVIRRKAGKTAQK
- the rpsH gene encoding 30S ribosomal protein S8, which translates into the protein MTTDPIADFCSAIQNAAYVKKKEVKMPHSLLKERIAQVMLDEGYLEKIEKIEIGKNKYELKVVIKEPALITKIKRISKPGLRQYVGSKEIPNILRGLGICILSTPKGIMAGHRAKKLRLGGELLLAIY
- a CDS encoding type Z 30S ribosomal protein S14; this translates as MATKAWIEKQKRKPKFSTRKYNRCRISGRRRAYMRKFGLSRIQFRELASWGEIPGVMKASW
- the rplE gene encoding 50S ribosomal protein L5 — protein: MKSNVPKFLKAYREVVVPYLIEKNGYKNIHEVPKIVKITLNCCMGSSGDIKVALEEAAKEMALITGQKPVKTRAKKSISNFKLRKGQEIGCKVTLRGERMYEFLERFVWAALPRVRDFRGLPTRSFDAQGNYTIGVKDHTIFPEVDIENLKRNIGFDITIVTTAKTKKEAIDLLSSMGFPFIGEKSKPLVLSA
- the rplX gene encoding 50S ribosomal protein L24, coding for MNKRNKRKNLLPLKKSHVKRGDEVVVITGSERGKRGKVIKVLRENHKVVVEGVKIIKKAVRPSQNNPQGGIVEREAAISISNVMLASKWEKKQEKKKGQPKEET
- the rplN gene encoding 50S ribosomal protein L14; protein product: MLQVRSWLEVADNSGAKKATMIGVIGRKTLVARVGDIITASVKDAIPNGTVKKGEVVRAVVVRTKSPIRRNDGSYLKFDKNAIVIIDKESNPRGTRIFGPVARELREKNFIKILSLAPEVV
- the rpsQ gene encoding 30S ribosomal protein S17, with amino-acid sequence MEERLDTQNRSNQNAVKQSKPKEKIGKVVSTKMAKTAVVMVSRHKAHPRYKKIVVVRKKFYAHDEEGLAKEGDTVRIQECRPLSRLKRWKVVEVLKS
- the rpmC gene encoding 50S ribosomal protein L29, which translates into the protein MKSKNQLVELRALGLKELLAKEQECREELFRLRMQKSTAALEKPSRIKELKKMIARIKTISKEKSKAENLS
- the rplP gene encoding 50S ribosomal protein L16 — encoded protein: MALLPRRVKYRKSQRGSRKGSATRGTELAFGSYGMQALERAWITNTQIEAARVAIMRNVKRKGRLWIRIFPDKSVTARPPETRMGKGKGQPAFWVAVVLPGRILFELDGLPEQVAKESMRLAAAKLPIHTRFITRERLIKV
- the rpsC gene encoding 30S ribosomal protein S3: MGQKVNPIIFRLPINRQWRSIWYADKKTFPRFIWEDYQIRKFIKKRLESAAVSKIVIERAGNRVRINIHTARPGLVIGRRAAELDKIKEEIMDLVEKGREVLIDVKEVKHPELEAQLVAENIALQIERRVAYRRAIKRAIQLTMDAGAVGIKVRCAGRLGGAEIARAERYHEGKVPLHSLRADIDYGFAEAKTVAGKIGVKVWICRKEDIATAVV
- the rplV gene encoding 50S ribosomal protein L22; this translates as MEVRAVYKMARISPFKSRDVARSIKGMDARDAFQVLAFYPKKAARLIRKTLGSAIANAENNYNLRAQDLYVKRVFVDEGPKFRRYQPKARGSAGIIRKRTSHICVILDEKEK
- the rpsS gene encoding 30S ribosomal protein S19, producing the protein MGRSLKKGPFVDEHLLEKIEKMGTAKKPIKTWSRRSMIIPDFVGHTFLVHNGKSFQSVYVTENMVGHRLGEFAPTRTFKKHGAHTEKASVK
- the rplB gene encoding 50S ribosomal protein L2, which translates into the protein MGIKNFRPLTPVQRFMALDDFSDITKTEPEWELTEPYKKKGGRNNYGRVTARHRGGGHKQRYRIIDFKRDKKGVYGTVEAIEYDPMRTARIALIKYDDQEKRYIIAPQELKVGSRIISGPDAPPEVGNSLPLKRIPSGLPIYNIELVPGKGGQLVRSAGSSARMMGLDKEYAIIKLPSGEVRKVLSECYATIGQVSNPDHFNQSLGKAGRTRWLGWRPRVRGVAMNPVDHPNGGGQGKSKGGGGWQQLESPWGKPAKGKKTRQKRKTTTRFIIERRPKKKKKK
- the rplW gene encoding 50S ribosomal protein L23; the protein is MTDLFSILRSARITEKATMLREQNQYIFDVDPKATKIDVKKAVEKAFGKKVLKVNLFNVQPKKKWSRLGRPGKTPRTKRAIVQLAPGEKIDITV
- the rplD gene encoding 50S ribosomal protein L4, with protein sequence MELMTLEKAKAYGFVLPEVGERDQVLHDALSGYLANLRSGTRATKTKATVKASGKKPWRQKGTGRARAGYVSSPLWVGGGVVFGPQPRDFSKKLPKKVKNLAFLKAFAAKITSEELYCLDKVELDEIKTKKIFSLLEGWDGRESCLLVLKLPHRNVLLSGRNIPHLAIVRAQDVNALDLLSYKKVYIEKEALDVFVERAKKLISKNTQNDEGEAVR
- the rplC gene encoding 50S ribosomal protein L3 — its product is MSVKGFGIMARKVGMTQLFDEKGTLHPLTVLVAESNVVVQCKKEAEGKGVRLQIGYEEVKESKLSKPLLGHYKKNGISPRRHLKEFVFNTDQSWTSGQSLDVGHFKEGEKVDVIGITKGKGFQGVIKKHGFGGQPASHGSKTHRRNGAIGERSFPGRVFKNQGMPGHMGRKKVTIQNLDLFKIIPEDNVLLVRGSVPGAKGDMVVVRKAIKATTV
- the rpsJ gene encoding 30S ribosomal protein S10: MANKIRIRLKSFDYRLLDRAASEIAETARRTGSAVSGPIPLPTKIERYAVNRSPHVDKKSMDLFEIRTHKRLIDIKEPTSKTVDELKKLNLPAGVDISIRI